A part of Ammospiza caudacuta isolate bAmmCau1 chromosome 5, bAmmCau1.pri, whole genome shotgun sequence genomic DNA contains:
- the LOC131558292 gene encoding uncharacterized protein LOC131558292 has product MTGHGLGKCIVLCLLPWSCLSFAWSDAAGPGTASLGAGHVRKGLPRAAANETEAQSNISVPCPALPPPRHGYYYVDRGSGVSPGSVLVYWCQEGYQLVGSQRLACLRQDSTSSWSHAPPQCQAAAQPSGTGSRMAVAASLLSGAVILALSVSFAVCCWRDRARKSRGGQQQRKARGRKRGPSTAERGRNAFGRLKHYHRRDYHLSAVSSSVFPGAFAGCDNLAFHSSAAQQPEVPAGRWRCEAPAPLRPGPAPGSGPPCPLPRHGPRLPRHGRGPRLPLGCAGLEEHKLFGNFGKPV; this is encoded by the exons ATGACGGGACACGGGCTCGGGAAATGCATCGTCCTTTGcctgctgccctggagctgcctgagctTTGCCTGGAGCGATGCTGCTGGGCCCGGGACCGCCTCGCTCGGCGCAGGACACGTCAGAaaggggctgcccagagccGCTGCCAACGAGACGGAGGCGCAGAGCAACATCTCAG TGCCATGCCCAGCTCTCCCCCCGCCACGCCATGGATACTACTACGTGGACAGAGGCTCCGGCGTGTCCCCGGGCTCGGTGCTGGTGTACTGGTGCCAGGAGGGATACCAGCTGGTGGGCAGCCAGAGGCTCGCCTGCCTCCGCCAGGACAGCACCTCATCCTGGAGCCACGCCCCGCCCCAGTGCCAGG CCGCCGCGCAGCCCTCGGGCACCGGGTCCCGCATGGCGGTGGCCGCCTCGCTGCTGAGCGGAGCCGTCATCCTGGCACTGTCCGTCTCCTTCGCCGTGTGCTGCTGGCGGGACAGGGCGAGGAAGAGCCGCGGCGG gcagcagcaaaggaaagCCAGAGGACGGAAGCGTGGCCCCTCCACGGCCGAGAGGGGCAGGAACGCTTTTGGAAGACTCAAGCACTACCACCGGCGCGATTACCACTTGTCGGCCGTCTCCAGCTCCGTGTTCCCAGGGGCATTCGCAGGCTGCGATAACCTGGCTTTCCACAG cagcgcagcccagcagccGGAGGTGCCCGCGGGAAGATGGCGCTGTGAGGCCCCGGCGCCgctgcggcccggcccggccccgggcagCGGCCCGCCCTGCCCTCTGCCCCGGCACGGCCCCCGGCTGCCCCGGCACGGCCGCGGGCCCCGGCTGCCCCTCGGCTGCGCCGGCCTGGAGGAACACAAGCTCTTCGGCAACTTCGGCAAGCCGGTTTGA